CATACTACACAAAAGGACAGTTGTTGGCTGTCGTGGGACGCGATTCAAATAATCAAATGTATCCACTTGCATGGGCTGTGGTGGAcaaagaggatgaagaaaacTGGAAGTGGTTCATTGGAAAGTTGCAGTCTGATTTGAATTTGCGAGATGGTGCTGGTTTTACACTCATTTCAGACAGACAAAAGGTAATTAAACTGTGCATCTACAACTTTCATGTATTATTTACTGCATTATAATTATTCTTCGATGATTTCAGGGTTTGTTGAATGATGTTTCTGAGTTATTGCCACAAGTTGAGCATCATATGTGTGCAAGACACATATATGCTAACCTAAAGAAGAAGCATCCACATAGGGCTGACATGAAAGCAAAGTTCTTGAAGGTTTCCAAGAGTTATAACAGCGCACAATACATCAAACGCTTGGACAAGTTGAAGATGTATGACATAAATGTCTACGAATCAGTGATGTAGAAGAATTCCAAAAATTGTAGTCTTGCCTATTTCAAGTCAACATCCTCTTGTGATGATGTAAGTAACAACATCAATGAGTCATTTAACAATGCCATTAACGTTACAAGAGAGTTGCCATTGGTGGAAATGCTTGAAACTATCAGGAGCAGAGCAATGGTGCGCATAAATATTAGAAGGAAGAAGGCAAATAATCACAAAGGTCAGTATACTATAAAGGCGATGGAGAGGGTGAATCTAGAGCAGAAGAAGATATTAAACTGTGCAGCCATTCCTGCTGGTCCAGGTGAGTATGAGGTTAAGGAGAAGAAATCATCATATAAGGTTCACATGGCCATGCATTTTTGCACATGCCGGAAGTGGGAGATGTCAGGCATTCCTTGTCGGCATGCTTTGAAGGTGATTTCAGTCAAGAAACTCAAGGTAGAGGACTATATATCATCTTGGTATCTGACTTCTAGGTGGAGGAATGAGTACAATGCACATATAGATGCAGTTAGAGGAAAAAACTTTTGGCCTAAGTCCGATCAGACTGAGATACAGCCACCACCAAGACCGATAAGTCAAGATAAAAACAGTGTCCCTAAAAGAATCAAGGAGAGGAATAAGTcaccacaaaagaagaagagcaagggAAAAGAACTTAAAGTTACTAGAGAAAGGAGGATCATCCATTGTGGAAGATGTTTTGAGGTTGGGCATAACATAAGGGGCTGCAAGCTAAGTGGACCTCTGTATTATAGACATTCAAAAAAGTCTAAAGTAGTTGGAAGATGTCAGAGTTGTGCATCGGATCAAGTCAGCCACCTCAAAGCcaaattattgattgatttcGCAGGTCTCTATAGTTGGTGTgggatattcaaattttattagaGTTTAAAGGGAAATTGGCACAGTTGAAAGTTTCAGGAATGTATGATATAAAGTAACTTAGTTCAGGGGGAATAAAcggttttctagtttttttggTGAAAGGGCACAAGAGAACTAAATccacaaactttaaaaatataaccaaaccaaaccggttgaccaaaaaaaacgaaaccaaaCCGATCCCGATTAGTTTCTCAGCTTCAATCTCATTACAGACACACAAGCCAATTTGTGATTCCTTCTTGTAGAGTTTCTGAGTAGTATCAGGCGGCTTTAGCCATTCACATCTCATGTCTTCTTCTCTAGCTCCGTTTCCTTCTTTGAATCCTTCTCCTCTCGCTCCAAGATTCTTACAAACCCTAACCCAATTCCCAAATTCTCCGTTTCTCTCTCCATGCTCTGTTTTGAGGTTAAAAAACGCATCTTTACTGAATTTGAGAACTCGATTTACTCCTCTTCAACCCCAACGAGTTCGGTCCAAAACCCTTGTTTTGTCTGCTCAGTCCAGTTTCTTGAAAGGTTTGttcttccccccccccccttttgTTTTGTACTTTCGTAAGTCGAATTCATTGTTTTGATTGCTTAGTTTATGAAATTGACCAAACGGGTCATGAAGGGTTTGTTCATTTGTTGTGTGGATACCCTCTAATTGATCAGTTAAATTGATTGTGTGTATTGAACAGTTCTTAGAACCGCATGGAATATTGGGAAAGATGGAATTGAAGCTGGAACTAATCTTGTACCTGTGAGCTCTCTTAGTCCTGTCTTAACCAATTACACTCTAGTCTTTAGTTACATACAGTTCAGTTATGTTTTTATGATCattccttttttggttttggttgaagGTCTCTGTGCCTAGACCAGTTGCTAGAATCTCGGTGACGATTGCAGCATTAGCGGTTTCGTTGTTTGTTGTCAAGTCGTTTCTATCAACCGCTTTCTTTGTATTGGTATGTAATGCAACACCTTCCCTATTCGAGGACTATTTTTTTCGGTGTTTACAAAGCTAATTTACTATGAGTTGTTTGCACAGGGTACAATGGGATTTGCATATTTCTTATTCATAGCCTTAAACAAAGATGAAGCTCCTAAACTCAGAGGAGAAGATAAAAGCTCTGGTTCCAAACCATTGGATGATCCacttgaagaagcaaagagaatcATGGACAAGTACAAGTGATCCGCGTCCTCATTATTTGTAAGCTTAAGGTTTTGCTCATATGAGAGAGATCTCCAATGTATACAGAATACAATCATACAATACTTAGGAATTTTATATGTTCTTTGATTTAAGATCAGCTTGCTGCAACGGTGTAATCAGGTGATTGTTAAAGTTCTGGTTTAGAAACTCTGTTTCCTGTAGTGCCAATACATTTCTGAAACGGTTGTAGCATTAGCAATGATTTGAAAAATTTGCTGCAACGTAACTAGCAAGTaggattttaaattttcattgaGTCTGGTTTGATGGGTGTGAAACAGTTTCAGAACAAAGACCGTAACATAGTGATAGAAAGTGTCGGTAAATATCAGACTACCGACAATCTTGTCCTCCGGTAATTTGGAGAAGTCAAAAGCTCTCTGTATCTGTTTTTGTTCAATGAATGAATGGTCACCATTTTCAGACACAATCTTTTGAACTACATAGCTCTATTAGGTATATGTTTGTAATGCTTCACTTAGATTGGTTAtatcatctgttttttttaaaaagcattttgattttatttataatcaaaaGTCCAAAGAGAATGAAAATAGGTAAGTTGGGATCTGAAGCAAATTCATTGatagaagaatatatatttagttagaTATACATTAGTAGAGAAATGCACTATACTAAACAACTTGGGGCAAAAACATGGGAACAAAGAAAaatgagttatttttttcttctttttctcacttttcatatattttctatatatgttctgtttttggttatacaatacaaa
The sequence above is a segment of the Camelina sativa cultivar DH55 chromosome 10, Cs, whole genome shotgun sequence genome. Coding sequences within it:
- the LOC109126863 gene encoding uncharacterized protein LOC109126863, which encodes MVKAFNDDHSCNVTGYSKIITQEVIARKAKARALEIIQEEHDEQYSIIKDYRLKLLDSNVGSTVEVDTFEGEDGGLDVFFIFYVCFARIKKTWCQYSRPIFGIDGCFLTYYTKGQLLAVVGRDSNNQMYPLAWAVVDKEDEENWKWFIGKLQSDLNLRDGAGFTLISDRQKGLLNDVSELLPQVEHHMCARHIYANLKKKHPHRADMKAKFLKVSKSYNSAQYIKRLDKLKILAYFKSTSSCDDVSNNINESFNNAINVTRELPLVEMLETIRSRAMVRINIRRKKANNHKGQYTIKAMERVNLEQKKILNCAAIPAGPGEYEVKEKKSSYKVHMAMHFCTCRKWEMSGIPCRHALKVISVKKLKVEDYISSWYLTSRWRNEYNAHIDAVRGKNFWPKSDQTEIQPPPRPISQDKNSVPKRIKERNKSPQKKKSKGKELKVTRERRIIHCGRCFEVGHNIRGCKLSGPLYYRHSKKSKVVGRCQSCASDQVSHLKAKLLIDFAGLYSWCGIFKFY
- the LOC104719141 gene encoding uncharacterized protein LOC104719141; translation: MSSSLAPFPSLNPSPLAPRFLQTLTQFPNSPFLSPCSVLRLKNASLLNLRTRFTPLQPQRVRSKTLVLSAQSSFLKVLRTAWNIGKDGIEAGTNLVPVSVPRPVARISVTIAALAVSLFVVKSFLSTAFFVLGTMGFAYFLFIALNKDEAPKLRGEDKSSGSKPLDDPLEEAKRIMDKYK